The genomic stretch GATCCGGTGATGCTCGGAATCACTTCACCGTTCTGCACCGTGATTGAAGCCTCAAACAAACTGCCGATGATGCTTTCCTGTCTCCACTTCTGTCCCGGCTGAAGTTTGCCCTCGGCATAAAGACACGCAACCTTAGCGCTCGTTCCCGTCCCACAAGGGGAACGATCGTAGGCTTTTCCCGGACACAGAACGAAGTTCTTGCTGTCCGCGTCGGTACGATCAGCCGACTCGAAAACCTCTACATGATCGATCTCCGCTCCATCTCTGCCGGTAATTCCATTCGCGGTGAGAGTCTGTCGAACAGCCCAGGTAAAGTCGATAAGCTGTTCGAGGTTATTCAT from Terriglobales bacterium encodes the following:
- a CDS encoding proline racemase family protein, producing the protein MNNLEQLIDFTWAVRQTLTANGITGRDGAEIDHVEVFESADRTDADSKNFVLCPGKAYDRSPCGTGTSAKVACLYAEGKLQPGQKWRQESIIGSLFEASITVQNGEVIPSITGSAFVNGEGYLVLDERDPFCYGIPAPGTAHEMVASH